Proteins encoded in a region of the Elaeis guineensis isolate ETL-2024a chromosome 7, EG11, whole genome shotgun sequence genome:
- the LOC105035430 gene encoding F-box/LRR-repeat protein At1g67190, whose translation MENLPVEVIGNILSHLGTARDVVVASATCRKWREACRKHLHTLSFNSDDWPRDLPTRQLEILITQTIFQTMGLQCLSIHMDNAHEFSAAPVIAWLMYTRETLRSLSYNVRTTPNVNILEKCGRQKLEILDLDHNTITGVEPSYQRFTCLKSLSLRHVSISALDLSLLLAACPKIESLTLDTLEIVTSDSQSTMELSSQTLKSIYAKSIGVDKIILEADNLESLQLNALNLDLFELIGKGTLKHLKIDDVSVTHLDIGENTDHLEVVDVSNFTIVWPKFYHMISRSSKLRKLRLWGVVFDDEDEIVDSETIAVSFPQLRHLSLSYELRDGLLHYGLQGSSQLENVLILELGWTVISEHFGHWVCGMIEKCPNLKKLVIHGILSEAKTREERQMLANFTSFIVHLMRKYVDVDVQFEYE comes from the coding sequence ATGGAGAACCTTCCCGTTGAAGTCATTGGTAATATTCTTTCCCATCTTGGAACTGCTCGGGATGTCGTTGTTGCATCTGCAACTTGCCGAAAATGGAGAGAAGCCTGTAGGAAACACCTTCACACCCTATCTTTCAATTCTGATGATTGGCCTCGTGATCTCCCCACGAGGCAGTTGGAGATTCTCATAACACAGACTATATTCCAGACTATGGGTTTGCAGTGCCTTTCAATCCATATGGACAATGCCCATGAGTTCTCAGCAGCTCCTGTCATCGCTTGGCTTATGTATACTAGAGAAACCCTACGGAGTCTTTCATATAATGTCCGTACAACTCCAAATGTAAACATTTTGGAGAAATGTGGCCGGCAGAAGCTGGAGATATTGGATTTGGACCACAATACAATTACTGGGGTTGAACCAAGTTACCAGAGATTTACTTGTCTCAAATCCCTTTCCTTGAGACATGTTAGTATCTCAGCTTTGGATCTGAGCCTATTGCTTGCTGCCTGCCCAAAAATAGAGTCTTTAACACTTGATACGCTAGAGATTGTAACATCAGATTCGCAATCTACAATGGAATTGAGCAGTCAAACACTGAAGAGTATTTATGCAAAATCCATAGGCGTGGATAAGATAATACTGGAAGCAGATAATCTTGAAAGTTTGCAGTTAAATGCATTAAACCTCGATCTTTTTGAGCTGATTGGAAAGGGTACCCTGAAACATCTCAAGATTGATGATGTCAGTGTCACTCATTTGGATATTGGTGAGAACACAGATCATCTGGAGGTTGTAGACGTTAGCAATTTTACAATTGTGTGGCCTAAATTCTACCATATGATATCTAGATCATCGAAACTGAGAAAACTCCGGCTCTGGGGTGTGGTGTTTGATGATGAGGATGAGATTGTCGATTCAGAAACTATTGCTGTTTCCTTTCCCCAGCTCAGACATCTTTCATTAAGTTATGAATTAAGGGATGGATTGCTCCATTATGGTCTTCAAGGTTCATCACAATTAGAGAATGTGTTGATATTGGAACTGGGATGGACAGTAATAAGTGAGCACTTTGGACATTGGGTTTGTGGGATGATTGAGAAATGCCCAAACCTTAAGAAGTTAGTCATCCATGGTATTCTTTCTGAGGCCAAAACTCGTGAAGAACGCCAGATGTTGGCCAATTTTACCTCATTCATTGTTCATCTCATGAGGAAATATGTAGATGTTGATGTGCAGTTTGAATATGAATGA